The following coding sequences are from one Methanobrevibacter ruminantium window:
- a CDS encoding EhaE family protein: MFNLALWVYVGLALAIFGSLATVWGPGVKDPIIRTINTEVASVGVSLILLTYNSTLALLTLIATTIIVTLILFRAISRLEEIGADV; encoded by the coding sequence ATGTTTAATCTTGCTCTTTGGGTTTATGTAGGCTTGGCACTTGCCATTTTTGGAAGTCTAGCTACCGTTTGGGGTCCTGGAGTGAAAGACCCAATCATAAGAACCATCAATACTGAAGTGGCATCTGTAGGAGTTTCATTGATTTTACTTACTTATAATTCTACATTGGCTCTTTTGACTTTAATTGCAACTACAATTATTGTGACATTGATCTTGTTTAGAGCTATTTCTCGTTTAGAAGAGATAGGGGCTGATGTATAA
- a CDS encoding DegT/DnrJ/EryC1/StrS family aminotransferase, with amino-acid sequence MNLKFKKPSKETQMAMSKVASGEDKKDYHALAEEKLAHITNQIHVKLVNSGNSAILSAMNSIDGAILIPDQGAWNGFKQIANFLNKDLITVKTNEGLIDLDNLNESIISSSEDNIIDLDDENNKSALFLTSFAAYTAEQDLKAICDFAHKNNILVVEDASGAIGDYENRLANGNYSDIIIGSTGSPKIVNVEDGGFITANDEGFFDKSKLLLKTNNASNITACGIYNELDCAKDNLKKTVDACLYLKEAIEEKTSFNVFHKDKRGINVIVETGDPKSLSYKLRQEFVLDSHGMITKCPNYNRLKEKAVALEIKNLDIECLSQDNLDEIIKTLKCLDN; translated from the coding sequence ATGAATCTTAAATTTAAAAAACCATCAAAGGAAACTCAAATGGCCATGTCTAAAGTGGCAAGTGGTGAGGATAAAAAGGATTATCATGCATTGGCTGAAGAGAAATTAGCCCATATCACTAATCAAATCCATGTTAAATTGGTGAATAGTGGCAATTCTGCAATTCTTTCTGCTATGAATTCTATTGATGGCGCTATTTTAATTCCAGATCAAGGGGCATGGAACGGATTTAAGCAAATAGCTAATTTTTTAAATAAGGACTTAATCACTGTAAAGACTAATGAGGGATTAATTGATTTAGATAATCTCAACGAGTCAATTATTTCATCATCAGAAGACAATATTATAGATTTGGATGATGAAAACAATAAATCTGCTCTATTCTTAACAAGTTTTGCAGCTTATACTGCTGAGCAGGACTTGAAGGCAATTTGTGATTTTGCCCATAAGAACAATATTCTTGTTGTGGAAGATGCATCAGGAGCTATTGGGGATTATGAGAATAGATTGGCAAATGGAAATTATTCAGACATCATTATTGGATCTACAGGCTCTCCAAAAATAGTCAATGTTGAGGATGGTGGATTCATAACAGCAAATGATGAGGGATTTTTTGATAAGTCAAAACTTCTTTTGAAAACAAATAATGCAAGCAACATAACTGCCTGTGGAATCTATAATGAATTGGATTGCGCTAAGGATAACCTTAAAAAGACTGTTGATGCATGCCTATATCTTAAGGAAGCTATTGAAGAAAAAACAAGTTTCAATGTATTCCACAAGGATAAAAGGGGAATAAATGTTATTGTAGAAACAGGAGACCCTAAGTCATTATCATATAAATTACGTCAGGAATTTGTTTTAGACAGCCATGGAATGATTACCAAATGTCCTAATTATAACAGATTAAAAGAAAAAGCAGTTGCCTTGGAAATCAAGAATTTGGATATTGAATGTTTAAGTCAGGATAATTTGGATGAAATCATCAAAACTTTAAAGTGCCTTGATAATTAA
- the guaA gene encoding glutamine-hydrolyzing GMP synthase yields MLNPKEFIEDATRKIKEEIGDEKTIIALSGGVDSSVCSVLTQEAIGDNLTAIFVNHGLLREGEAEQVCAVFEERLNFKYVDASDEFLSELEGVDDPEEKRKIIGRVFIEVFEREAQAVDAKYLVQGTIAPDWIETEGEIKTHHNMALPSGMVLKVVEPVRDLYKDEVREVGTELGLPDSIVQRQPFPGPGLGVRVVGALTRDNLAVCRAADAIVREEVEKAGLDKELWQYFAVLTDTKVTGVKGDERDFGYLIVIRLISSIDAMTATVPEMPWDVIRTISRRITSEVSEVTHVALSISDKPPSTIEFC; encoded by the coding sequence ATGTTAAACCCAAAAGAATTTATTGAAGATGCTACTCGTAAAATCAAAGAAGAAATTGGTGATGAAAAAACTATTATAGCATTATCCGGTGGAGTTGACAGTTCTGTCTGTTCAGTTCTTACCCAAGAAGCTATTGGTGACAATTTGACTGCAATATTCGTTAACCATGGATTGCTTAGAGAAGGAGAAGCAGAACAGGTTTGTGCAGTTTTCGAAGAAAGATTAAACTTCAAGTATGTTGATGCATCTGATGAATTTTTATCCGAACTTGAAGGTGTAGATGACCCTGAAGAGAAAAGGAAAATCATTGGAAGAGTATTCATTGAAGTCTTTGAAAGAGAAGCACAAGCAGTTGACGCTAAATACTTGGTTCAAGGTACCATTGCTCCTGATTGGATTGAAACTGAAGGAGAAATCAAGACTCACCACAACATGGCATTGCCAAGCGGTATGGTTTTAAAAGTAGTTGAACCTGTAAGAGACTTATATAAAGATGAAGTAAGAGAAGTCGGTACTGAATTAGGTCTTCCAGACAGCATTGTACAAAGACAACCTTTCCCAGGTCCTGGACTTGGTGTAAGAGTTGTTGGAGCTTTAACAAGAGATAATTTAGCTGTTTGCAGAGCTGCAGATGCTATTGTAAGAGAAGAAGTGGAAAAAGCTGGCTTAGATAAGGAATTATGGCAATATTTCGCTGTACTTACTGACACTAAGGTAACTGGTGTAAAAGGTGATGAAAGGGACTTCGGTTATCTTATTGTAATCAGATTAATCAGTTCTATTGACGCAATGACTGCAACTGTTCCTGAAATGCCTTGGGATGTAATCAGAACCATTTCCAGAAGAATCACTTCTGAAGTTTCTGAAGTTACCCATGTCGCTTTATCCATTAGTGACAAGCCACCTAGTACCATTGAATTCTGTTAA
- a CDS encoding DUF2108 domain-containing protein, translating into MLEFIDLTTISIALMIIGAIGVVLLKKPLDKVIMVSILEAGLFLAIVSFKYLDVAFLTAVLDPLSIIVFLLALIKINEVRKSKLKDYSTLPKMIQSSENEIRNSEGGK; encoded by the coding sequence ATGTTGGAATTTATTGACTTGACAACAATATCAATTGCTTTGATGATAATAGGTGCTATTGGAGTTGTCCTATTAAAGAAACCATTGGATAAGGTTATAATGGTTTCAATCTTGGAAGCAGGCTTGTTTTTAGCTATTGTCAGCTTTAAATATTTGGATGTTGCTTTTTTAACTGCTGTTCTTGATCCATTATCTATTATTGTATTTTTACTTGCCTTAATCAAAATAAATGAAGTGCGTAAATCAAAACTAAAGGATTATTCCACACTTCCTAAAATGATTCAAAGCAGTGAAAATGAAATAAGAAACTCTGAAGGTGGTAAATAA
- a CDS encoding energy-converting hydrogenase A subunit A EhaA translates to MISIGANGFQLFMNYMVAIIVAIVLALALKLPLLPEKPIRFSWTKSALFPTPVFAIGILAIFYSLNVFWIYNGLIIAIIVGAFSAIFVKYLFDYVFPNPQGGSK, encoded by the coding sequence ATGATTAGTATAGGTGCTAATGGATTTCAATTATTCATGAATTATATGGTGGCTATCATAGTTGCAATAGTTTTAGCGTTAGCTTTAAAATTGCCACTTCTTCCAGAAAAGCCAATCAGGTTTTCCTGGACAAAAAGTGCACTATTTCCAACTCCTGTGTTCGCTATAGGAATTCTAGCTATTTTTTATTCATTAAATGTGTTTTGGATTTATAATGGATTGATAATTGCAATTATAGTTGGGGCATTCTCAGCTATTTTTGTCAAGTATCTATTCGATTATGTTTTCCCAAACCCTCAAGGAGGTAGCAAATAA
- a CDS encoding (R)-citramalate synthase, with amino-acid sequence MKIEVLDTTLRDGEQTPGISLNAIKKLRIATKLDEIGVNSIEAGSAITSEGEREAIKLITSQGLNAEIVSFSRTLLKDVDYCLECDVDAVNVVVPTSDLHLKYKIKKSQDEMLEDAVKVVEYAKDHGLAVELAAEDSTRTDVEYLRRIFKATINAGADRICPCDTLGMLTPLKSFNFYRKFSDLGVPVSAHCHNDFGLAVANTLSAIDGGATRFHGTINGLGERAGNAAIEEVVVSLNTLYKYSDDDDESKYTTDIKINQLYSTSKLVSRLSNAYLAPNKPIVGENAFAHESGIHADGVIKNSATYEPIMPELVGHRRKFIVGKHVGTKGLNNRLQELGIEVDKAQLNEIFLKVKDLGDKGKTVTDTDLEAIAEHVLNIEQEKKINLDELTIVSGNKIRPTASIKMNIEDKEVIEADVGIGPVDAAINAVNKGIKNFADIKLEEYHVDAVTGGTDALIEVIVKLSSGDKIISARATEPDIINASVEAYVDGVNRLLENNHFSLDKKQAKKNKK; translated from the coding sequence ATGAAAATTGAAGTATTAGACACCACATTAAGGGATGGAGAACAGACTCCTGGAATCTCCTTAAATGCAATTAAAAAATTAAGGATAGCTACCAAATTAGACGAGATAGGAGTTAATTCCATTGAAGCAGGATCTGCAATTACATCTGAAGGTGAAAGGGAAGCCATTAAATTGATTACATCACAAGGATTGAATGCAGAGATTGTAAGCTTTTCAAGAACATTGCTTAAGGATGTGGATTACTGCTTGGAATGTGATGTCGATGCTGTAAATGTTGTAGTTCCCACTTCTGATTTGCATTTGAAATATAAAATTAAGAAATCACAAGATGAAATGCTTGAAGATGCTGTAAAAGTGGTTGAATACGCTAAGGATCATGGCCTTGCTGTAGAGCTTGCAGCTGAAGACTCAACAAGAACTGATGTGGAATACTTAAGAAGAATTTTCAAGGCAACAATCAATGCAGGAGCAGATAGAATCTGCCCATGTGACACTTTAGGAATGCTTACACCACTCAAATCCTTTAATTTCTATAGAAAATTCTCTGATTTGGGAGTTCCTGTAAGCGCTCATTGCCATAATGACTTCGGTCTTGCTGTAGCAAATACATTATCAGCTATTGATGGAGGAGCTACAAGATTCCATGGAACCATCAATGGTCTTGGTGAAAGAGCTGGAAATGCAGCTATTGAAGAGGTTGTAGTCTCATTGAACACATTATATAAATATAGTGACGATGATGATGAAAGCAAGTACACCACTGACATTAAGATAAACCAGCTTTACAGCACATCTAAATTGGTTTCAAGATTAAGCAATGCATATCTTGCTCCAAACAAACCGATTGTAGGTGAAAACGCATTTGCACATGAATCTGGAATCCATGCAGATGGAGTTATAAAAAACAGCGCAACCTATGAACCTATCATGCCAGAGCTTGTAGGACATAGACGTAAGTTTATCGTTGGGAAGCATGTTGGAACCAAGGGCTTGAACAATAGATTACAGGAATTAGGCATTGAAGTTGACAAAGCCCAATTAAATGAGATATTCCTTAAGGTAAAGGACCTTGGAGACAAGGGAAAAACCGTTACAGACACTGATTTGGAAGCTATTGCAGAGCATGTCCTAAACATCGAGCAGGAAAAGAAAATCAATCTTGATGAACTAACAATCGTTTCAGGAAATAAGATTAGGCCGACCGCTTCAATCAAGATGAACATTGAAGATAAGGAAGTGATCGAAGCTGATGTTGGTATCGGTCCTGTTGATGCAGCAATCAATGCAGTGAATAAGGGAATCAAGAACTTTGCAGACATAAAGCTTGAGGAATACCATGTAGATGCAGTTACAGGCGGTACAGATGCATTGATTGAAGTAATTGTAAAACTAAGCTCAGGAGATAAGATCATATCTGCAAGAGCAACTGAACCGGACATTATCAATGCAAGTGTAGAGGCTTATGTTGACGGTGTAAACAGATTGCTTGAAAACAATCATTTTTCCTTAGACAAAAAACAAGCAAAGAAAAATAAAAAATAA
- a CDS encoding EhaF family protein translates to MPKIAKLWNKLANPKNIPRLFALILGLLLIAGFLIPIGLDPDQIYTRPAPQSQMDAGLAIAPYDRGGEILESPGVTEAQYPENSQNLGWINSYMTPIAEMLKGISPYFGTSICASPGGVIDEILYYTRGFDTILESSILMMAFIIASWLAINFTMVRKEKKGKGDIKEDVKRAIASSDKIASEVEMSNRKAREKQAKKEFR, encoded by the coding sequence ATGCCTAAAATAGCTAAATTATGGAATAAATTGGCAAATCCGAAGAATATTCCTAGATTGTTCGCTCTAATTTTAGGTTTGCTCCTAATAGCCGGATTCCTTATTCCTATCGGATTGGATCCCGATCAAATCTACACTCGTCCGGCTCCTCAAAGTCAAATGGATGCGGGATTGGCTATTGCTCCATATGATAGGGGTGGAGAGATTTTGGAAAGTCCGGGTGTTACTGAAGCCCAATATCCTGAAAATTCACAGAATCTGGGTTGGATCAATTCATATATGACTCCAATTGCTGAAATGCTAAAAGGTATTTCCCCATACTTTGGAACAAGTATCTGTGCATCTCCAGGTGGAGTGATAGATGAAATCCTTTACTATACAAGAGGTTTTGACACTATCTTGGAATCCTCTATTCTTATGATGGCATTCATAATTGCATCATGGCTTGCCATTAACTTTACCATGGTTAGAAAGGAGAAAAAAGGTAAAGGAGACATTAAGGAAGATGTAAAAAGAGCTATTGCAAGTTCTGACAAGATAGCCAGTGAAGTTGAAATGAGCAATCGTAAAGCTCGTGAAAAGCAAGCTAAAAAGGAGTTCAGGTGA
- a CDS encoding SDR family oxidoreductase yields MENKEIVVTGGCGFIGSHIVEELLEDNKVTIIDNLSSGKMENLKNPNHENLTLIEEDLLDCDLDEILKGKDYVFHLAAKVSVPGSVAEPLDYNETNIDATLKLLIACKNNNIKKIVFSSSSAVYGENPNMPLKETELPMPSSPYAAQKASDELYLKSFHESYGLNYVALRYFNVFGPRQDENSPYAAVIPKFISAILKGESPVIYGDGEQSRDFIFVKEIAKANIAACESDYNGMVNVALGKSMTINQLFDIVSDVLESDLKVNYLDERPGDIKHSLADISNLKNIGFKPEDDKFEEQLRETVEWFKEEMEK; encoded by the coding sequence ATGGAAAATAAAGAAATTGTAGTTACTGGAGGATGCGGATTTATAGGTTCACACATTGTTGAAGAGCTATTGGAAGACAATAAAGTGACCATTATAGACAACTTATCCTCTGGAAAAATGGAAAACCTAAAAAATCCAAATCACGAAAATTTAACCTTAATTGAAGAGGATCTTCTAGACTGTGATTTAGATGAGATTTTAAAAGGAAAGGATTATGTATTCCACCTTGCAGCGAAGGTAAGCGTGCCAGGAAGTGTAGCAGAACCTTTAGATTACAACGAGACAAACATCGACGCTACCTTGAAATTGCTTATTGCATGTAAAAACAACAACATCAAAAAGATTGTTTTCTCATCATCTTCTGCAGTTTATGGAGAAAATCCCAACATGCCTCTTAAGGAAACTGAACTTCCTATGCCTTCATCCCCTTATGCTGCTCAAAAGGCAAGCGACGAATTATACTTAAAATCATTCCATGAAAGCTATGGATTGAATTATGTAGCTCTAAGGTATTTCAATGTCTTTGGTCCTAGACAAGATGAAAACTCACCTTATGCTGCAGTAATCCCTAAATTCATCTCTGCAATCCTAAAAGGTGAAAGCCCAGTTATTTATGGTGATGGAGAGCAAAGCAGAGACTTTATTTTTGTAAAGGAAATCGCTAAAGCAAACATTGCAGCATGTGAATCAGACTACAATGGAATGGTGAATGTTGCATTAGGAAAATCAATGACCATAAACCAGCTATTTGATATTGTTAGTGATGTTTTGGAATCAGACTTAAAAGTTAATTATCTTGATGAGCGTCCAGGAGACATTAAGCACTCATTAGCGGATATCAGCAATCTTAAAAATATTGGATTCAAGCCAGAAGATGATAAATTTGAAGAGCAGTTAAGAGAAACTGTAGAATGGTTTAAAGAAGAGATGGAAAAATGA
- the cgi121 gene encoding KEOPS complex subunit Cgi121, protein MKEFNNELANLDNVEILGFTGEIESIPKTLEQVEDIRNSCCDVGIIQLMNADAIAGKEHLQQGVIHAINAFKRGENLAKDLGIEILIRTSAQRQISKAFDILGLKEGKMNIAVVLIDCPDYFIDELSDMFVRNDAVLEADESILTNLYDIPEKELKNIPITDILIDKTTRLIVEQ, encoded by the coding sequence ATGAAAGAATTCAATAATGAATTAGCTAATTTGGATAATGTTGAAATATTAGGTTTCACTGGAGAAATAGAAAGTATTCCTAAAACATTGGAACAAGTCGAAGACATTAGAAACAGCTGTTGTGATGTTGGCATTATTCAACTTATGAATGCAGATGCAATAGCTGGAAAGGAACACCTTCAGCAAGGAGTCATTCATGCAATCAATGCATTCAAAAGAGGGGAAAATTTAGCTAAGGATTTAGGTATTGAAATTCTAATCAGAACTTCTGCCCAAAGGCAAATTTCAAAGGCATTTGACATTCTTGGTCTTAAGGAAGGTAAAATGAATATAGCGGTTGTTCTAATCGATTGCCCAGATTACTTTATCGATGAATTATCTGATATGTTTGTAAGAAATGATGCTGTTTTAGAAGCTGACGAATCAATATTAACAAACTTATATGATATTCCTGAAAAAGAGTTAAAGAACATACCGATAACAGACATATTAATTGATAAAACTACTCGATTAATAGTAGAACAATGA
- a CDS encoding GMP synthase subunit A: MTILVINNKGQYNHRIQRSLQYLKIPSQLVSNQLSIEEIESKEPIGLILGGGPSIDDVGNAPEFIKHFDIPILGICLGHQLIAKTFGGEVSTSDTESYAQVKINLLDTSSLFKGLESPLDVWSSHKDEVHTLPEEFDIIASSSLCDIEAMKHKEKEIYGIQFHPEVHHTPKGEFIFKNFYEICQNYKNG; this comes from the coding sequence ATGACAATTTTAGTTATTAATAACAAGGGACAATACAACCACAGAATCCAAAGAAGCTTACAGTATCTTAAGATTCCTTCTCAATTGGTTAGCAATCAACTATCCATTGAAGAGATTGAATCAAAAGAGCCTATCGGCTTGATTTTAGGTGGAGGTCCTTCCATTGATGATGTGGGAAATGCTCCAGAATTCATCAAGCACTTTGATATTCCTATTCTTGGCATTTGTTTAGGTCATCAGTTAATAGCTAAAACCTTTGGTGGTGAAGTCTCCACTTCAGACACTGAAAGTTATGCTCAAGTAAAAATTAATCTTTTAGATACTTCCAGTCTCTTTAAAGGACTTGAATCTCCACTTGACGTTTGGAGCTCTCATAAAGATGAAGTTCACACTCTTCCTGAAGAATTTGACATAATTGCAAGTTCCTCTCTTTGTGATATAGAAGCTATGAAACATAAGGAAAAAGAGATTTATGGAATTCAATTCCATCCAGAAGTTCATCACACTCCTAAAGGAGAATTCATCTTTAAGAATTTTTATGAGATTTGTCAGAATTATAAAAATGGATAA
- a CDS encoding Nre family DNA repair protein, whose translation MRTSKTTKNAYLAKLTENIQMRSVDVGKDLDGSTPPSVFIGRWSYPKVYAGPMMVPQLGDTYIMDSPEQWIGENKTQEDIIGYRLNLVRGKQLIDIKDLENPFVEKLQDISLASKSIDSEATFGSRPSGSMFSEESTPHGPSALIEKFDIDAVKWDKQLEKSFYDTDLKAREAVMNLHNKDVPFSAMQKAFSVGAFGLKKNRKLVPTRWSITACDSTIADNLLKEVRHYNIMDSYRVYEFSSLKNYYAIILTPTEWQYEWFEAFIKILGKEEMIFSDYETNTDKTEYSCVGGCYYTAKMAVLDKLAKLKLQSGVIILREAYSGYVPLGVFNVRENIKYAMDGEYKEFESLKDSLVYCGTKLKIPISKYVKQSNLLKELLHSKQTTLDSFFKKSPDLQQ comes from the coding sequence ATGAGAACATCTAAGACTACTAAGAATGCTTATTTAGCCAAATTAACTGAGAATATACAGATGAGATCAGTTGATGTTGGAAAGGATTTAGATGGAAGTACACCACCATCTGTTTTTATAGGTCGATGGAGCTATCCTAAAGTGTATGCTGGACCAATGATGGTTCCTCAACTTGGAGATACATATATAATGGACTCTCCAGAGCAGTGGATAGGTGAAAATAAAACCCAAGAAGACATTATTGGATACCGATTGAATCTTGTCCGTGGAAAACAATTGATTGACATTAAGGATTTGGAGAATCCCTTTGTTGAAAAGCTTCAGGACATTTCTCTTGCATCAAAATCCATTGACAGCGAAGCCACTTTTGGATCAAGGCCTAGCGGTTCAATGTTCAGTGAAGAAAGCACACCTCATGGTCCAAGCGCTTTAATTGAAAAATTCGACATTGATGCAGTCAAATGGGATAAGCAACTTGAAAAAAGCTTTTATGACACTGATTTAAAGGCTCGTGAAGCGGTGATGAATCTCCATAATAAGGATGTTCCATTTTCAGCAATGCAAAAGGCGTTTTCTGTTGGAGCATTCGGTCTTAAAAAGAATCGAAAATTGGTTCCAACAAGATGGTCAATTACTGCCTGTGACAGTACAATTGCAGACAATCTATTGAAGGAAGTCAGACATTATAATATAATGGATTCCTATAGGGTTTATGAATTTTCAAGCTTGAAAAATTATTATGCTATTATCTTAACACCTACCGAATGGCAATATGAATGGTTTGAAGCATTTATTAAAATACTTGGTAAAGAGGAAATGATTTTTTCGGATTATGAAACAAATACTGATAAAACTGAATATTCCTGTGTAGGTGGATGTTATTACACTGCTAAAATGGCAGTATTGGATAAATTAGCTAAACTAAAACTTCAATCTGGCGTTATTATACTTAGGGAAGCTTATTCCGGGTATGTTCCTCTTGGAGTGTTTAATGTTAGAGAGAATATTAAATATGCGATGGATGGGGAGTACAAGGAGTTTGAATCACTAAAAGACTCTCTTGTTTACTGCGGAACTAAATTAAAGATTCCAATCAGCAAATATGTAAAGCAAAGCAATTTGCTAAAGGAATTATTGCATTCAAAGCAGACAACATTGGATTCCTTCTTCAAGAAATCTCCAGATTTGCAACAATAA
- a CDS encoding DUF2109 domain-containing protein, with protein sequence MFIEIIGVITILMALRAVITKDRAEKLLYINVIGFCVSALIALYIKTPFGLVLAATFFISSTIGANAIAYSLKDLEDEITYDKNMEEHKEN encoded by the coding sequence ATGTTTATTGAAATTATTGGAGTTATTACAATTTTAATGGCTTTAAGAGCAGTAATAACCAAAGATAGGGCAGAAAAATTACTTTACATAAATGTAATAGGATTCTGTGTTTCTGCATTGATTGCATTGTATATTAAAACTCCATTTGGTCTTGTATTAGCTGCAACTTTCTTTATCTCTTCTACAATTGGTGCAAATGCAATTGCATACAGCTTAAAGGATTTGGAAGATGAAATTACCTATGATAAGAATATGGAAGAGCATAAGGAAAATTGA